A stretch of Lactuca sativa cultivar Salinas chromosome 6, Lsat_Salinas_v11, whole genome shotgun sequence DNA encodes these proteins:
- the LOC111891618 gene encoding rRNA-processing protein fcf2, with amino-acid sequence MLEDNKKIIGLSWEPKLPSLLFGAKSGSQNVQESSLVYKPDSELIDGLFVPPNDPKKVNKLLKKQVNDTTGKSWFDMPAPTLTPELKKDLQLLKLRNVIDPKRHYKKGDSKLTTFPKYFQVGTVVEPTSEYFTSRLTKRERKATLADELLSDQSLKVYRKRKVREIEEKSQPGGVDKWKIKGKSSWKRAKQRRH; translated from the exons ATGCTTGAAGATAATAAGAAAATAATCGGTCTTTCATGGGAACCAAAGTTACCTTCTCTTTTATTTGGAGCAAAAAGTGGGTCCCAAAATGTACAAGAAAGTAGTCTCGTATATAAGCCCGATTCAGAGCTTATTGATGGACTTTTTGTTCCCCCTAATGACCCAAAAAAAGTCAACAAGCTACTCAAGAAGCAAGTCAACGACACAACAGGAAAAAGTTG GTTTGATATGCCTGCTCCTACTCTCACACCTGAATTGAAAAAAGATCTTCAGCTGCTAAAG TTGCGAAATGTGATTGATCCCAAAAGGCACTACAAGAAAGGTGACTCCAAGTTAACCACATTCCCAAAATATTTTCAG GTGGGGACAGTTGTGGAGCCCACATCAGAATATTTCACCTCTCGACTTACAAAGAGGGAAAGGAAAGCGACATTAGCCGATGAGCTATTATCTGATCAATCACTCAAAGTTTACAG GAAGCGTAAGGTGAGAGAGATTGAAGAGAAAAGTCAACCAGGTGGAGTTGATAAATGGAAGATAAAAGGTAAAAGCTCATGGAAACGTGCAAAGCAAAGGAGGCATTGA
- the LOC111891617 gene encoding RAP domain-containing protein, chloroplastic gives MDNMLYSPILGPKYISSKPLVSCLNSIKTITHFRFTDSRLHHGFLLPKKSFFCVSVNLNKDFRVIKVVDDDDDDEVVEHDTASNLDWKDEFLGHIDPPKRKKQKEKSELLEETDTSDWCVRARKSALKSIQTRGLTNAMENLVTKKKKKKKIKKKLVVNKPKPVDFNSDDEDEDEGVELNIENLLDDDKDQLLRNVGMIAGGMFNERKEKTMKTFAEKLSQFSGPSDRRKEINLNREIVEAQTADEVLEIISEMIMAVGKGLSPSPLSPLNLATAIHRVAKNMEKVLMPRTHRLAFARRREMSMLVGISMMNLPECSAQGISNIAWALSKIGGDLLYVSEMDRVAEVALTKVDQFNSQNVANISGAFASMQHSAPGLFSELSKRGSDIINTFQPQELAQVLWAFASLFEPVDSLLSALDNVYQNTLQFRCKKASKNPNLEPLKVESFPVLELTRDEIGNICWSYAVLGEMNRGFFFNIWKTLEEFEEQNVSDQYREDIMFATQVYLVNQCLKVEYPHLSLCLKTEIEDKIIRAGRTSRFNQKITSSFQKEVARLLVATGVDWVREYVVDGYTLDAALIDLKLALEIDGPTHFSRNLGNPLGHTVLKRRYLEAAGWKVVSVSHQKWEELEGSHEQLDYLREILQNYTNLKVQEI, from the exons ATGGATAATATGTTATATTCACCAATTTTGGGTCCTAAATATATATCTTCGAAGCCACTAGTCTCATGCTTGAACTCGATTAAAACCATTACACACTTCCGATTTACGGATTCGCGACTCCACCATGGATTTCTTCTTCCCAAAAAGAGCTTTTTTTGTGTCTCTGTTAACCTAAATAAAGACTTTCGCGTCATCAAAGTGGTCGATGACGACGACGACGATGAGGTGGTGGAGCACGATACAGCGTCTAATTTGGATTGGAAAGACGAATTTCTAGGACACATCGATCCCCCAAAAaggaaaaaacaaaaagaaaaatccgAATTACTCGAAGAAACAGACACCTCAGATTGGTGCGTAAGAGCTAGAAAATCTGCTCTCAAGTCTATTCAAACTCGAGGTTTGACAAATGCCATGGAAAATCTCGTCaccaagaagaaaaagaagaagaagatcaagaaGAAACTAGTTGTTAACAAGCCAAAGCCTGTTGATTTCAAttctgatgatgaagatgaagatgaaggtgTTGAATTGAACATCGAAAACCTTTTGGATGACGATAAAGACCAACTTTTAAGAAACGTGGGTATGATCGCAGGGGGAATGTTCAACGAAAGGAAAGAGAAAACAATGAAAACTTTTGCAGAAAAACTATCCCAATTTTCAGGCCCATCTGATCGAAGAAAAGAGATCAATCTAAACAGAGAAATAGTAGAAGCACAAACTGCAGATGAAGTGCTTGAAATAATCTCAGAGATGATAATGGCAGTTGGAAAAGGATTAAGTCCTTCACCTTTATCTCCATTAAATTTAGCAACAGCAATTCATCGTGTTgctaaaaacatggaaaaagtCTTAATGCCAAGAACTCATAGACTTGCATTTGCAAGGCGTAGAGAAATGTCTATGCTTGTGGGTATATCCATGATGAATCTTCCGGAATGTTCCGCTCAAGGCATCTCAAATATCGCGTGGGCCCTATCGAAAATCGGAGGCGATCTTCTTTATGTGTCTGAAATGGATCGAGTTGCAGAAGTTgcattgaccaaagttgaccagtTTAACTCACAAAATGTTGCTAATATCTCCGGTGCTTTTGCATCCATGCAACATTCGGCTCCAGGGTTATTTTCGGAATTATCGAAAAGAGGTTCGGATATTATCAACACTTTTCAACCACAAGAACTTGCTCAAGTGCTATGGGCTTTCGCTTCGCTTTTCGAGCCTGTGGATTCGTTGCTTTCAGCTCTTGATAAtgtttaccaaaatacccttcagtTTAGGTGCAAGAAAGCATCAAAAAATCCAAATCTTGAACCATTGAAAGTTGAAAGCTTTCCTGTTCTTGAATTAACCAGGGACGAAATCGGAAACATATGTTGGTCGTATGCTGTTCTTGGAGAAATGAATCGAGGTTTCTTTTTCAATATTTGGAAAACACTTGAAGAATTTGAAGAGCAAAATGTTTCAGATCAATATAGGGAGGATATTATGTTTGCTACTCAAGTTTATCTTGTGAATCAGTGTTTAAAAGTCGAATACCCTCATTTGTCATTGTGTCTTAAAACTGAAATTGAAGATAAAATTATTCGAGCTGGAAGAACTTCACGTTTTAATCAGAAGATCACTTCTTCATTTCAAAAAGAGGTTGCACGTCTTCTTGTTGCAACTGGTGTTGATTGGGTAAGAGAATATGTTGTGGATGGATACACTTTGGATGCTGCTTTGATTGATTTAAAACTTGCATTAGAGATCGATGGGCCCACACATTTTTCAAGAAATTTAG GAAACCCTTTAGGGCATACAGTGCTGAAAAGGCGATACCTTGAAGCTGCTGGGTGGAAGGTTGTATCAGTATCTCACCAAAAA TGGGAAGAACTTGAAGGGAGTCATGAACAGCTGGATTACCTGAGAGAGATTCTTCAAAACTACACGAATTTGAAAGTGCAAGAGATATGA